A window of Methanosphaera sp. WGK6 genomic DNA:
AAAATATTTCAAATCTATTAATACGTTTATTAATTTCTAAAAAACATCCAATTAATATCATTAATCCTAACAAAATAAAAGCAATACTTATTAATATAGACTGTGATTCTATATTTAATTCATGAATAATTTGACCAGAATTAATACTCACATCTACTATGGGCTGATATAAGTAAGCATTACTAATAGATGTTTTACTAGTAATTGTCATATATTCTACTAATAAATAGTATATACTGACAAAAATAAATAAACTTCCAGTAATTTTACGTTGTAGTTTTTTCTTATTCATATATACTACTTTATTTTTCATATTATGTTAATTTTATAGATCAAAAGATTATTATGTAAATATACCTTGAGTGTCCATCAAAAATAAATTCATGTAATATTTTCTTTATTTTACAATTAAAGTAATAGTATCACTTATTAAAATTTAATTTTTGATTTTTAGCAAACATCATGGATTAAAAGATATATCTATATTTTTAATAAAATTTACCATAAATCATCTAATTCTTCAGGATTATAACTATCCATATGAGGTCTATCATCACTGATTTCATCAACAGATGGTAAATCTTTAAGTTTCATTTCAATAAGCCATTCATAATAATGAGCTAATGTTAAACCACTAATATTTCTACAAACTGCTCTAGCACGTCTTTGAAGTTCTGGATCTATTTCAATATCCATTTTCATAAAAAATCACTTCTTATAATTAATAGTTAATCTTTATATTCTTTTTCGATAATAATTGTTACAGGACCATTATTTGTTAAACTAACATTCATCATAGCACCAAAAACACCAGTTTCAACATGAATTTTTTCAGAACATTTTCTACAATAATACTCAAATAATTCTTTAGCATCTGATGGTTTCATAGCCTTGGAAAATGAAGGCCTATTATTATGGCTAACATCACCATATAATGTAAATTGTGGAACAAGCAGTAGTTGACCATCAACATCTGAAATAGTTTTATTCATACGTTCATCATTATCTTCAAAAATTCTTAGTTTAAGAAGTTTACTAACAAGATAATCTGCTTCACGAGTAGTATCATTACATCCAATACCTACAAGTACCATGTATCCTTTATTAATTTCACCTACAATTTTTCCATCTACTTCTACACTAGCATTATCTACTCTTTGAACTACAAGTTTCATGATTCTTCTTCCAAAATTAAATTATAGTATAAAGTATATGACTAATAATATTTAAAATTAGGACACTTAGGAGGGGATTAAATATTATAATTACTAACTACTATTTTTTTCAGAAAGAGTAGATTAGATTTATAAAAAAAATAAAATAAAAGATAAAATATCTTATTTTATCCTGTTTATATCTGGTTTTTCTTTAAATAATAATGCTGCAAATATAATTACAATAACTGATCCAACATTATGTACAAGAGCACCTGTAATTGGTGTAAGTATTCCCATAATTCCAAGAATTACAGCTATGATATTTAATGTCATAGCAAATAGGATTCCTCTATCAATTGTTTTTAATGTTTTCTTAGACATGTGTAGTAAATAGGGGAGGTATTTTATATCATCATTAATAAAGACAATATCCGCAGAATCAATTGTAATGTCACTTCCCACATCACCCATTGCTACACCCACATCTGCTTTTTTAAGAGCTGAAGCATCATTTATACCATCACCAATCATCATTACTTTTTTAAGTTCTCTTTGTCTATTTTCAACATATTCTAGTTTAGTTTCAGGTAGACAATTTGCTTGTATTTTTTCTATACCTACTTGGTATGATATGTCTTTTGCAACTTCTTCGTTGTCTCCAGTAAGTAAGATTGGTTCATAGTGGTTCTGTTTTAAGTTATTTATAGTATTTTTCATTTCTGCACGTGGTGTATCTTGAATCATTAGAACTCCTAGGAATTTATTATCATAATATGTGTAGATTACAGTAGATCCCCT
This region includes:
- the dtd gene encoding D-aminoacyl-tRNA deacylase; this encodes MKLVVQRVDNASVEVDGKIVGEINKGYMVLVGIGCNDTTREADYLVSKLLKLRIFEDNDERMNKTISDVDGQLLLVPQFTLYGDVSHNNRPSFSKAMKPSDAKELFEYYCRKCSEKIHVETGVFGAMMNVSLTNNGPVTIIIEKEYKD